One Curtobacterium sp. BH-2-1-1 genomic region harbors:
- a CDS encoding TetR/AcrR family transcriptional regulator produces the protein MDEPMRRGGRPRRSSAEVLADAAAELFLEQGYGRTTVDQIAARAGVSRATFFNYFTAKSDVLWLDLDAAVATLPACLAASTEESAVRAVEAALLATARAHDPDRVPWAIAQAEVMGIGAELVASVAARVTAQHAAVAAFVARRTGEHPAALWPQTVSGAMLGAAAAAFGVWVSDGVGRRPLVEYVGAALTPVAAGLDSH, from the coding sequence ATGGACGAACCGATGCGCCGCGGTGGCCGCCCCCGACGCTCGAGCGCCGAGGTGCTCGCCGACGCCGCGGCCGAGCTGTTCCTCGAACAGGGCTACGGCCGGACCACGGTCGACCAGATCGCCGCACGGGCCGGGGTCAGCCGCGCGACCTTCTTCAACTACTTCACGGCGAAGTCCGACGTGCTCTGGCTCGACCTCGACGCCGCGGTCGCGACGCTCCCGGCGTGCCTCGCCGCCTCGACCGAGGAGTCCGCGGTGCGGGCCGTCGAGGCCGCGCTGCTCGCCACCGCCCGCGCCCACGACCCCGACCGCGTCCCCTGGGCGATCGCACAGGCCGAGGTGATGGGCATCGGGGCCGAGCTCGTGGCGAGCGTCGCGGCACGGGTGACGGCGCAGCACGCGGCGGTGGCGGCCTTCGTCGCCCGCCGGACGGGGGAGCACCCGGCGGCGCTCTGGCCCCAGACGGTGTCCGGCGCCATGCTCGGGGCGGCCGCAGCGGCCTTCGGCGTCTGGGTCTCGGACGGGGTCGGGCGCCGACCGCTCGTCGAGTACGTCGGGGCGGCGCTCACCCCGGTCGCAGCGGGTCTCGACTCCCACTGA
- the ileS gene encoding isoleucine--tRNA ligase — protein MRYPLDSDADGVVPSPSFPAVEQGILAFWKGDGTFQASIDQREGCDEWTFYDGPPFANGLPHYGHLLTGYAKDVFPRYQTMRGKQVHRRFGWDTHGLPAELEAMRQLGITEKHEIDEMGVDVFNAAAKKSVLQYTDEWQQYVTRQARWVDFENDYKTLDVTFMESVLWAWKQLWDKGLAYEGFRVLPYCWNDQTPLSNHELRMDDDVYKMRQDQSVTVSFPLRGARAESLGLAGVRALAWTTTPWTLPTNAALAVGPAVSYVVLPAGPGGATDGGTAGSVHYLLASDTVAAHAKDLGYESAEDAAVAVVRTLTGAELDGVEYERLFDFLAETEGMENAWKILVADYVETGEGTGIVHQAPAYGADDQVVCAAAGIPVVLSLDEGGVFTSQFGEVAGMLWSDANKPLTKAVRDAGRLLRQASYEHSYPHCWRCRKPLIYKAVSSWFVRVTEFRDRMGELNQDINWVPDNVKDGQFGKWVGNAIDWSVSRNRYFGTPIPVWQSDDPEHPRTDVYGSLEEIERDFGRLPVNADGEVDLHRPFIDDLTRPNPDDPTGKSTMRRITDVFDVWFDSGSMPYAQVHYPFENREWFESHNPADFIVEYIGQTRGWFYVMHVLSTALFDRPAYKNVISHGIVLGSDGQKMSKSLRNYPDVSEVFDRDGADAMRWFLMSSSVIRGGNLVVTEEGIRQGVREFLLPLWSTYYFFTLYANASGESGYQASRSTASTDVLDRYLLAKTRVLVSDVQQHLDALDTPLAAQAVRDFADVLTNWYVRRSRDKFWLGAESSPEARAAFDTLYTVLETLTRVAAPLAPLVTDAVWRGLTGGRSVHLEDFPDAEEFPADQALVDAMDRVRDVASKGLALRKATGKRVRLPLATLTLVVPDPAAVEPFVDILRDELNVKQVVLEQQEESSLGRYGIERKLTVNARAAGPRIGKQVQQVIPAAKRGDWTTTESGVTVGGVDLVEGEYTLDLTVADDSVAVAFLDGGGFAVLDTVTTPGLEAEGLARDVVRAVQQARRDADLDVSDRIVLTLGADEVADVAVRTHQQLIAGETLSTSIEIVPLGADATTTDVGDGAKVTVEVSRA, from the coding sequence GTGCGCTACCCACTTGATTCCGACGCAGACGGCGTCGTCCCGTCGCCGTCCTTCCCCGCCGTCGAGCAGGGCATCCTCGCCTTCTGGAAGGGCGACGGCACGTTCCAGGCGTCTATCGACCAGCGCGAGGGCTGCGACGAGTGGACGTTCTACGACGGCCCGCCGTTCGCCAACGGCCTGCCGCACTACGGCCACCTCCTGACCGGGTACGCGAAGGACGTCTTCCCGCGCTACCAGACCATGCGCGGCAAGCAGGTGCACCGTCGCTTCGGCTGGGACACGCACGGCCTGCCCGCCGAGCTCGAGGCGATGCGCCAGCTCGGCATCACCGAGAAGCACGAGATCGACGAGATGGGCGTCGACGTCTTCAACGCCGCCGCCAAGAAGTCCGTCCTGCAGTACACCGACGAGTGGCAGCAGTACGTCACCCGCCAGGCGCGCTGGGTCGACTTCGAGAACGACTACAAGACCCTCGACGTGACGTTCATGGAGAGCGTGCTGTGGGCGTGGAAGCAGCTCTGGGACAAGGGGCTCGCGTACGAGGGCTTCCGGGTCCTGCCGTACTGCTGGAACGACCAGACGCCGCTGTCGAACCACGAGCTGCGCATGGACGACGACGTCTACAAGATGCGCCAGGACCAGTCCGTCACGGTGTCGTTCCCGCTGCGGGGTGCGCGCGCCGAGTCGCTCGGGCTGGCCGGCGTGCGTGCGCTCGCCTGGACGACGACCCCCTGGACCCTGCCGACGAACGCCGCGCTGGCCGTCGGGCCTGCGGTTTCGTACGTGGTGCTGCCCGCCGGTCCAGGAGGCGCGACTGACGGTGGCACCGCCGGTTCCGTCCACTACCTGCTGGCGTCGGACACCGTGGCCGCCCACGCGAAGGACCTCGGCTACGAGAGCGCGGAGGACGCCGCTGTCGCGGTCGTCCGCACCCTGACGGGTGCGGAGCTCGACGGCGTCGAGTACGAGCGCCTCTTCGACTTCCTCGCGGAGACCGAGGGCATGGAGAACGCCTGGAAGATCCTCGTCGCCGACTACGTCGAGACGGGCGAGGGCACCGGCATCGTGCACCAGGCCCCGGCCTACGGTGCCGACGACCAGGTGGTCTGCGCCGCCGCGGGGATCCCCGTGGTGCTGTCGCTCGACGAGGGCGGTGTCTTCACGTCGCAGTTCGGCGAGGTCGCCGGCATGCTCTGGTCGGACGCGAACAAGCCCCTCACGAAGGCCGTCCGCGACGCCGGTCGACTGCTCCGCCAGGCGTCCTACGAGCACAGCTACCCGCACTGCTGGCGCTGCCGGAAGCCCCTCATCTACAAGGCCGTGTCGAGCTGGTTCGTCCGCGTGACCGAGTTCCGCGACCGCATGGGCGAGCTCAACCAGGACATCAACTGGGTGCCGGACAACGTCAAGGACGGCCAGTTCGGCAAGTGGGTCGGCAACGCCATCGACTGGTCGGTGTCCCGCAACCGGTACTTCGGCACGCCGATCCCGGTGTGGCAGTCCGACGACCCCGAGCACCCGCGCACCGACGTGTACGGCTCGCTCGAGGAGATCGAGCGTGACTTCGGTCGACTGCCGGTGAACGCCGACGGCGAGGTCGACCTGCACCGCCCGTTCATCGACGACCTGACGCGCCCCAACCCGGACGACCCCACCGGGAAGTCGACGATGCGCCGGATCACCGACGTGTTCGACGTCTGGTTCGACTCCGGGTCGATGCCGTACGCTCAGGTGCACTACCCGTTCGAGAACCGCGAGTGGTTCGAGTCGCACAACCCGGCCGACTTCATCGTCGAGTACATCGGGCAGACCCGCGGCTGGTTCTACGTCATGCACGTGCTGTCCACCGCGCTGTTCGACCGGCCGGCGTACAAGAACGTCATCAGCCACGGCATCGTGCTCGGCTCCGACGGCCAGAAGATGTCGAAGTCGCTCCGGAACTACCCGGACGTCTCCGAGGTGTTCGACCGCGACGGTGCCGACGCGATGCGCTGGTTCCTGATGTCGTCGTCGGTCATCCGCGGCGGGAACCTCGTCGTCACGGAAGAGGGCATCCGCCAGGGCGTCCGCGAGTTCCTGCTGCCGCTCTGGTCGACGTACTACTTCTTCACCCTCTACGCGAACGCGTCGGGGGAGTCCGGGTACCAGGCGTCGCGGAGCACGGCGAGCACCGACGTGCTCGACCGCTACCTGCTCGCGAAGACCCGGGTGCTCGTGTCGGACGTGCAGCAGCACCTCGACGCGCTCGACACCCCGCTCGCCGCCCAGGCCGTCCGCGACTTCGCCGACGTGCTGACGAACTGGTACGTGCGCCGGTCGCGCGACAAGTTCTGGCTCGGCGCCGAGTCCTCGCCCGAGGCCCGTGCCGCGTTCGACACGCTGTACACCGTGCTCGAGACGCTCACCCGCGTCGCCGCACCCCTCGCCCCGCTCGTGACCGACGCGGTCTGGCGGGGACTGACCGGCGGCCGCAGCGTCCACCTCGAGGACTTCCCCGACGCCGAGGAGTTCCCGGCCGACCAGGCGCTCGTCGACGCCATGGACCGCGTGCGGGACGTCGCCTCGAAGGGGCTCGCGCTCCGCAAGGCCACCGGCAAGCGCGTCCGCCTGCCCCTCGCCACCCTGACGCTCGTGGTGCCCGACCCGGCGGCCGTCGAGCCCTTCGTGGACATCCTCCGCGACGAGCTCAACGTCAAGCAGGTCGTGCTCGAGCAGCAGGAGGAGTCGTCGCTCGGTCGGTACGGCATCGAGCGGAAGCTCACCGTGAACGCCCGTGCCGCCGGACCCCGCATCGGCAAGCAGGTCCAGCAGGTCATCCCGGCCGCCAAGAGGGGCGACTGGACCACGACCGAGTCCGGCGTGACCGTCGGCGGCGTCGACCTCGTCGAGGGCGAGTACACGCTCGACCTCACCGTCGCCGACGACTCCGTGGCGGTGGCGTTCCTCGACGGCGGCGGCTTCGCGGTGCTCGACACCGTGACGACGCCCGGGCTCGAGGCCGAGGGGCTCGCCCGCGACGTCGTCCGCGCCGTCCAGCAGGCCCGCCGTGACGCCGACCTCGACGTCAGCGACCGCATCGTCCTCACCCTCGGTGCGGACGAGGTCGCCGACGTGGCGGTCCGCACCCACCAACAGCTCATCGCGGGGGAGACCCTGTCGACGAGCATCGAGATCGTGCCCCTCGGGGCAGACGCCACCACCACCGACGTCGGTGACGGTGCGAAGGTGACCGTGGAGGTGTCACGCGCATGA
- a CDS encoding ABC transporter substrate-binding protein — protein sequence MILDSVQKTTAVVAGAAALLLVLAGCTGGGTATSNSTPVDGGTLTYASGDAEPTCLDPHVGGNYPQALLSTQYIEELTALDDGKPVPALAKSWTTSDDGRTLTFTLRNDVTFTDGTPFDAAAVVANIEHVQDPATASSTGYLALQSITKATATDDHTVTLTLSRPDSALLESFSQPWVGMESPKALERSQAVNCESPVGTGPFEVTGWKHGDRVTLRKNADYTPLRASTEPRLDGITWRFLPDSTSRYAALQSGQVDVIDNAQPDQLTAASSKGSIRDLDAPRPGASNRLELNSGHGVFRDEAVRKAFIAGAEIDPGIRSLFLGTAKRSYSVLSSVEPYGYSDKSLFEYSPTKAKRLLDDAGWKVGSDGIREKDGEQLTVTFPVSTNQSVPAERSLFQQIQASEKAVGFKVVLQELDLSSWYAALAANEYDVVSAPYTKVGADVLRILYDSASITPAPSGYFANLAQLDDPELDDLLQQAAQTSDTSERGDLYEQAQEIILSSGTVLPLYDQQNHFLLRSSVHGVQTTAVSTPWFGTAWIDR from the coding sequence ATGATCTTGGACTCAGTACAGAAAACCACCGCAGTGGTCGCCGGCGCCGCCGCACTCCTCCTCGTGCTCGCCGGCTGCACCGGTGGCGGCACCGCGACGTCCAACAGCACGCCGGTCGACGGCGGCACGCTCACGTACGCCTCGGGTGACGCCGAACCGACCTGCCTCGACCCGCACGTCGGCGGCAACTACCCGCAGGCGCTCCTGTCCACCCAGTACATCGAGGAGCTCACCGCGCTCGACGACGGCAAGCCCGTCCCCGCGCTGGCGAAGTCCTGGACGACGAGCGACGACGGCAGGACGCTCACCTTCACGCTGCGCAACGACGTGACCTTCACCGACGGCACGCCCTTCGACGCCGCCGCGGTCGTGGCGAACATCGAGCACGTGCAGGACCCGGCGACCGCGTCGAGCACGGGGTACCTCGCGCTGCAGTCGATCACGAAGGCGACGGCCACCGACGACCACACCGTGACCCTGACGCTGAGCCGGCCGGACAGCGCGCTGCTCGAGTCGTTCTCGCAGCCGTGGGTCGGCATGGAGTCCCCGAAGGCGCTGGAGCGCTCGCAGGCGGTGAACTGCGAGTCGCCGGTCGGCACCGGCCCGTTCGAGGTCACCGGCTGGAAGCACGGCGACCGGGTGACGCTCCGCAAGAACGCCGACTACACGCCGCTCCGCGCCAGCACGGAGCCCCGCCTCGACGGCATCACGTGGCGCTTCCTGCCCGACTCGACCTCGCGGTACGCGGCACTGCAGTCCGGCCAGGTCGACGTCATCGACAACGCCCAGCCCGACCAGCTCACGGCAGCGTCGTCGAAGGGGTCCATCCGCGACCTCGACGCTCCGCGCCCCGGTGCGTCGAACCGCCTCGAGCTGAACTCCGGCCACGGGGTCTTCCGTGACGAGGCCGTCCGCAAGGCCTTCATCGCCGGCGCCGAGATCGACCCCGGCATCCGGTCGCTCTTCCTCGGGACGGCGAAGCGCTCGTACTCGGTGCTCTCCAGCGTCGAGCCGTACGGGTACTCCGACAAGAGCCTGTTCGAGTACTCCCCGACGAAGGCGAAGCGACTCCTCGACGACGCCGGCTGGAAGGTGGGCAGCGACGGCATCCGCGAGAAGGACGGCGAGCAGCTGACCGTCACGTTCCCGGTGTCGACGAACCAGTCCGTCCCCGCCGAGCGCAGCCTGTTCCAGCAGATCCAGGCCTCCGAGAAGGCCGTCGGCTTCAAGGTCGTGCTGCAGGAGCTCGACCTCTCCAGCTGGTACGCGGCCCTCGCGGCGAACGAGTACGACGTCGTCAGCGCGCCGTACACGAAGGTGGGCGCGGACGTCCTCCGCATCCTGTACGACTCCGCCAGCATCACGCCGGCACCGTCCGGGTACTTCGCGAACCTCGCCCAGCTCGACGACCCGGAGCTCGACGACCTGCTCCAGCAGGCAGCGCAGACCTCGGACACGTCCGAGCGCGGCGATCTCTACGAGCAGGCGCAGGAGATCATCCTGTCCAGCGGCACCGTCCTCCCGCTCTACGACCAGCAGAACCACTTCCTGCTGCGGTCGAGCGTGCACGGCGTGCAGACGACCGCGGTGTCGACGCCGTGGTTCGGCACGGCCTGGATCGACCGCTGA
- a CDS encoding cation diffusion facilitator family transporter, translating to MPSSDAAPAQQERPDSLLTVVIAFGANLLVAIAKTIASLISGSASMVAEAAHSWADTGNEIFLLVAERRGSRKRDTAHPLGYGRETYIWSMFAAFGLFTAGAIVSIYHGITELGDTGPAEDVLLNYIVLGLSFCLEGTSFLQAYRQAHGAATKRRVPVLRHVLQSSNPTLRAVFAEDAAALIGLVVAFLGVFLHQVTGLAVFDAIGSIAIGILLGVVAIVLIDRNRRFLLGESTSPELENAVLVELLGRSQIERVTYLHLEFVGPSRVYLVAAVDLTGNENEEHVAVRLRDVEKSLEESQYIEEAVLTLSYPGDESLVPTGDDVPEVVRDGTAEDVAAGGAGTLRTD from the coding sequence ATGCCCTCGTCAGATGCTGCCCCCGCGCAGCAGGAGCGTCCCGATTCCCTGCTCACCGTCGTCATCGCGTTCGGCGCGAACCTGCTCGTCGCGATCGCCAAGACGATCGCCTCCCTGATCTCCGGATCGGCGTCAATGGTCGCCGAGGCCGCGCACTCGTGGGCTGACACCGGCAACGAGATCTTCCTGCTCGTCGCCGAACGGCGTGGCTCGAGGAAGCGCGACACCGCGCACCCACTCGGCTACGGCCGTGAGACGTACATCTGGTCGATGTTCGCCGCGTTCGGCCTCTTCACCGCCGGCGCCATCGTCTCGATCTACCACGGCATCACCGAGCTCGGGGACACCGGGCCGGCCGAGGACGTGCTGCTGAACTACATCGTCCTCGGGCTGTCGTTCTGCCTCGAGGGCACGAGCTTCCTGCAGGCGTACCGGCAGGCGCACGGCGCGGCGACGAAGCGGCGGGTGCCGGTGCTCCGGCACGTCCTGCAGTCGTCGAACCCGACCCTCCGTGCCGTCTTCGCCGAGGACGCCGCGGCGCTCATCGGCCTCGTGGTCGCGTTCCTCGGGGTGTTCCTCCACCAGGTCACCGGCCTCGCGGTCTTCGACGCCATCGGCTCGATCGCGATCGGCATCCTGCTCGGGGTCGTCGCGATCGTCCTGATCGACCGCAACCGCCGGTTCCTGCTCGGGGAGAGCACGTCCCCGGAGCTCGAGAACGCGGTGCTCGTCGAGCTGCTGGGGCGGTCGCAGATCGAGCGCGTCACCTACCTGCACCTCGAGTTCGTCGGGCCCTCGCGGGTCTACCTCGTCGCCGCGGTCGACCTGACCGGCAACGAGAACGAGGAGCACGTGGCGGTGCGGTTGCGCGACGTCGAGAAGTCCCTCGAGGAGAGCCAGTACATCGAGGAGGCCGTGCTCACCCTGAGCTACCCCGGCGACGAGTCGCTCGTGCCGACGGGCGACGATGTGCCCGAGGTGGTGCGGGACGGGACGGCCGAGGACGTCGCCGCGGGCGGGGCCGGCACGCTCCGGACCGACTGA
- a CDS encoding ABC transporter permease encodes MSGIAEPRLQAGAQGDASAGRSERVRGGTLGPAGWTAAAVVALAVVAAVWPALLGGGDPLAVHPAQALQAPSWSSPFGTDESGRDVFARVVAGTRASLVVGVVATLVGGGVGVVLGVVAGLGGRVVDGVVGRLTEVAFALPLLLVALVVIAVTGPGPVPAMLAVGFATAPGYARIVRGLVLRARRSQVVETAVLMGRSPAVITVRHVLPAALWPVVAVGTLGVGQAIVWASALSYLGVGTPPPAPEWGAMLADGRTYLLTAPWMSTFPGLAIVVLATAVTMLGRAIRRTGAIR; translated from the coding sequence GTGAGCGGGATCGCCGAACCGCGCCTCCAGGCCGGTGCCCAGGGTGACGCGTCCGCCGGACGGTCCGAGCGAGTCCGTGGGGGGACGCTCGGCCCGGCCGGATGGACCGCTGCCGCCGTGGTGGCGCTGGCCGTGGTCGCGGCGGTGTGGCCGGCGCTGCTCGGCGGTGGCGACCCGCTCGCCGTGCACCCGGCGCAGGCGCTCCAGGCGCCGTCGTGGTCGAGTCCGTTCGGCACCGACGAGTCCGGGCGGGACGTCTTCGCCCGGGTCGTCGCCGGGACCCGGGCGTCGCTCGTGGTCGGTGTGGTCGCGACGCTCGTCGGCGGCGGGGTCGGGGTCGTGCTCGGCGTGGTCGCGGGACTCGGCGGACGCGTCGTCGACGGGGTCGTCGGCCGACTGACCGAGGTCGCGTTCGCGCTCCCCCTGCTCCTCGTGGCGCTCGTCGTCATCGCGGTGACCGGCCCCGGGCCCGTCCCGGCGATGCTCGCGGTCGGGTTCGCCACGGCGCCCGGGTACGCCCGGATCGTCCGCGGGCTCGTGCTCCGGGCGCGCCGCTCGCAGGTGGTCGAGACCGCCGTGCTGATGGGCCGCTCCCCCGCCGTGATCACCGTGCGGCACGTGCTCCCCGCGGCGCTCTGGCCGGTCGTGGCGGTCGGGACCCTCGGCGTCGGGCAGGCGATCGTGTGGGCCTCGGCGCTGAGCTACCTCGGCGTCGGCACCCCGCCACCCGCGCCGGAGTGGGGCGCGATGCTGGCCGACGGTCGCACGTACCTGCTGACGGCCCCGTGGATGAGCACCTTCCCCGGCCTCGCGATCGTGGTCCTGGCGACCGCGGTGACCATGCTCGGCCGGGCGATCCGACGAACAGGAGCGATCCGATGA
- a CDS encoding ABC transporter ATP-binding protein, whose protein sequence is MTVLDVQGLTVSIGGSVVVQDVALHVDAGECVALVGASGSGKTVTARAALGLSAPGSSVRVDRLTVAGLDVRAFSDRRWRSVRGSRVGYVGQEALGALDPLRPVGREVADALRLHTDMTAAQRVGAVRDALTAVGLDPALATDGRLAGTLSGGMRQRALIAAATVGSPALVVADEPTTALDAGVAVTVMEQLRAAQSRGAGLLVITHDLGLVAGWADRVVVVHEGRVVEQGPVASVFAAPQHEATRALVRAAGAGGPGGSGGSGGSGGSAVCEVPGTVRGSEPRTERGASHGAGVVLAAEGLARAFDGVPAVRDVSFGLERGRVLGVIGASGSGKTTLARMLLGLELPDAGTVTLDSSPWVPLDERTRRPLRHRVSAVVQDPGATFDERWNVERVLADAFTGGAERSARGALGARIDAALDQVGLDPALRRRSPLTLSGGQRQRLAISRALATSPEVIVLDEPVTALDATVQDAVLTLLEGLRNSTGVAMVFVSHDLRAVRRMADDVLVVHEGRVVEHGPAATVFDRPTHAVTARLLRAAERLAAGPRPEAGAA, encoded by the coding sequence ATGACCGTGCTCGACGTGCAGGGGCTGACCGTCAGCATCGGCGGATCAGTGGTCGTGCAGGACGTCGCGCTGCACGTCGATGCCGGCGAGTGCGTCGCGCTCGTCGGTGCCTCCGGCTCCGGCAAGACCGTCACCGCACGGGCGGCGCTCGGCCTGTCGGCGCCCGGTTCCTCGGTCCGGGTCGACCGGCTGACCGTGGCCGGGCTCGACGTCCGGGCGTTCTCGGACCGCAGGTGGCGGAGCGTGCGCGGCTCGCGGGTCGGCTACGTCGGCCAGGAGGCCCTGGGCGCCCTGGACCCGCTGCGTCCCGTCGGGCGAGAGGTCGCGGACGCCCTCCGGCTGCACACGGACATGACGGCGGCGCAGCGCGTGGGGGCCGTGCGGGACGCCCTCACCGCGGTCGGCCTCGACCCGGCGCTCGCCACGGACGGTCGGCTCGCGGGCACCCTGTCCGGAGGGATGCGCCAGCGCGCCCTCATCGCCGCGGCCACGGTCGGGTCGCCGGCGCTCGTGGTCGCCGACGAACCGACGACGGCGCTCGACGCCGGGGTCGCGGTCACCGTGATGGAGCAGCTGCGTGCGGCCCAGTCGCGCGGCGCCGGGCTGCTCGTCATCACGCACGACCTCGGGCTCGTCGCGGGGTGGGCGGACCGGGTGGTCGTCGTGCACGAGGGACGCGTGGTGGAGCAGGGGCCGGTGGCGTCGGTGTTCGCGGCGCCGCAGCACGAGGCGACGCGGGCGCTGGTGCGGGCGGCGGGCGCGGGTGGGCCCGGCGGGTCCGGCGGGTCCGGCGGGTCCGGCGGGTCTGCAGTGTGCGAGGTGCCGGGCACGGTGCGGGGGTCGGAGCCCCGCACGGAGCGCGGAGCCTCGCACGGTGCGGGCGTGGTGCTCGCGGCCGAGGGGCTCGCGCGGGCGTTCGACGGCGTCCCCGCCGTGCGCGACGTGTCGTTCGGGCTCGAGCGCGGGCGCGTCCTCGGGGTGATCGGTGCGTCGGGGTCCGGCAAGACCACGCTCGCGAGGATGCTCCTCGGCCTCGAACTCCCCGACGCCGGCACGGTCACGCTCGACTCGTCGCCGTGGGTGCCGCTCGACGAACGCACCCGCCGGCCCCTGCGGCACCGGGTGTCCGCGGTGGTGCAGGACCCCGGGGCGACGTTCGACGAGCGGTGGAACGTGGAGCGGGTCCTCGCGGACGCGTTCACCGGCGGCGCCGAGCGGTCGGCCCGTGGTGCGCTCGGTGCCCGCATCGACGCGGCGCTCGACCAGGTGGGGCTCGACCCGGCACTCCGCCGACGCTCGCCGCTGACGCTGTCCGGCGGGCAACGGCAGCGCCTCGCGATCTCCCGCGCACTCGCGACGTCGCCCGAGGTGATCGTGCTCGACGAACCGGTCACGGCACTCGACGCCACGGTGCAGGACGCGGTGCTGACGCTCCTCGAGGGGCTCAGGAACAGCACGGGCGTGGCGATGGTCTTCGTGTCGCACGATCTCCGGGCCGTCCGGCGGATGGCCGACGACGTGCTGGTCGTGCACGAGGGCCGGGTCGTCGAGCACGGCCCCGCCGCGACGGTGTTCGACCGCCCGACGCACGCCGTGACCGCGCGCTTGCTGCGGGCCGCCGAGCGGCTGGCCGCGGGCCCGCGGCCCGAGGCCGGCGCCGCGTAG
- a CDS encoding ABC transporter permease, producing the protein MRRGRRGTPAAWSAWSLWGLRRLAGGIGVLWAVATIVFVAIRLIPGDPALAILGGPGSQASAEAVAQVRQEYGLDRPVLVQYAVFLGRLATGHLGDSYAFRTPVSTLLGQQLPVTLTLAVAGLVVAWVLAIVAAWWSTQRGRFAAALTSALSVTASVTPHFWLGSVLIVVFASALGWVPAVSDGSVRGWVLPVVTVAVPVAGYLAETVRDGVVDAQRSAFALAARSRGETRAGLFGRHLLRHAALPGIALSAWAFGSLVSGAVVVESVFALPGIGRALVTAVTQRDMPLVAGIALVSAAAYVVVLAVADLVERVVDPRAGGTAGAGATRRRAPRVTRHGAGAR; encoded by the coding sequence TTGCGTCGCGGACGTCGAGGCACGCCCGCCGCGTGGTCGGCGTGGTCCCTGTGGGGACTGCGCCGCCTGGCCGGCGGCATCGGGGTGCTCTGGGCGGTCGCCACGATCGTGTTCGTCGCGATCCGGCTCATCCCGGGTGACCCGGCGCTCGCGATCCTCGGCGGACCGGGCTCCCAGGCCTCGGCCGAGGCGGTCGCGCAGGTCCGACAGGAGTACGGCCTCGACCGGCCGGTGCTCGTGCAGTACGCGGTGTTCCTCGGGCGTCTGGCGACCGGGCACCTCGGTGACTCGTACGCGTTCCGGACGCCGGTGTCGACGCTCCTCGGGCAGCAGCTCCCGGTCACGCTGACCCTGGCCGTGGCCGGGCTCGTCGTCGCCTGGGTGCTCGCGATCGTCGCCGCGTGGTGGTCGACGCAGCGCGGCCGGTTCGCCGCGGCACTCACGAGCGCCCTGAGCGTCACCGCGAGCGTCACCCCGCACTTCTGGCTCGGCAGCGTCCTCATCGTGGTGTTCGCCAGCGCCCTCGGCTGGGTCCCGGCGGTCAGCGACGGATCGGTCCGTGGCTGGGTGCTGCCGGTCGTCACGGTGGCCGTGCCGGTCGCCGGCTACCTCGCCGAGACCGTCCGGGACGGCGTGGTCGACGCCCAGCGGTCGGCCTTCGCACTCGCGGCCCGCAGTCGTGGCGAGACCCGCGCGGGACTGTTCGGCCGGCACCTGCTCCGGCACGCGGCGCTCCCGGGGATCGCCCTGTCCGCGTGGGCGTTCGGTTCGCTCGTGTCCGGTGCGGTCGTCGTCGAGTCGGTGTTCGCGCTCCCGGGCATCGGGCGCGCACTCGTGACCGCGGTGACGCAGCGGGACATGCCGCTCGTCGCGGGCATCGCGCTGGTGTCGGCCGCCGCGTACGTGGTCGTGCTCGCCGTCGCGGACCTCGTCGAGCGTGTGGTGGACCCGCGTGCCGGCGGGACGGCCGGGGCGGGGGCGACCCGGCGTCGCGCCCCGCGCGTCACCCGGCACGGGGCGGGCGCACGGTGA